The Streptomyces sp. RKAG293 genome includes a region encoding these proteins:
- a CDS encoding HIT domain-containing protein, with product MLIGMTSEPEQQIGVGTQDAFQRLWTPHRMAYIQGENKPTGPEAGDGCPFCSIPSKSDEDGLIVARGEHVYAVLNLYPYNGGHLMVVPYRHVADYTELDLAETAELAELTKGAMRALRTASGAHGFNIGMNQGGAAGAGIAAHLHQHVVPRWGGDTNFMPVIGHTRVLPQLLADTRKMLADVWPKD from the coding sequence ATGCTGATCGGCATGACGAGTGAGCCGGAGCAGCAGATCGGAGTGGGTACGCAGGACGCGTTCCAGCGCCTGTGGACCCCGCACCGCATGGCGTACATCCAGGGTGAGAACAAGCCGACCGGCCCGGAGGCCGGCGACGGATGTCCGTTCTGCTCGATCCCGTCCAAATCCGACGAGGACGGCCTGATCGTCGCGCGGGGCGAGCACGTCTACGCGGTGCTCAACCTCTATCCGTACAACGGCGGCCACCTGATGGTGGTCCCGTACCGGCACGTCGCGGACTACACCGAGCTGGACCTCGCGGAGACCGCGGAGCTGGCGGAGCTGACCAAGGGCGCGATGCGGGCACTGCGCACCGCGTCCGGGGCGCACGGCTTCAACATCGGCATGAACCAGGGCGGGGCGGCGGGCGCGGGGATCGCCGCCCATCTGCACCAGCACGTGGTGCCGCGCTGGGGCGGCGACACCAACTTCATGCCGGTCATCGGGCACACCCGGGTACTGCCGCAACTGCTGGCCGACACCCGCAAGATGCTCGCGGACGTCTGGCCGAAGGACTAG